A genomic stretch from Capricornis sumatraensis isolate serow.1 chromosome 4, serow.2, whole genome shotgun sequence includes:
- the LOC138078758 gene encoding tyrosine-protein kinase STYK1-like: MGNERGVMRMLLECSLSDKLCIIREQQYEIIIIPTLLVGTFFILLGVILWLFIRGQRAQQSPGPRGVAHVPPSGNLSQEAAGPGGTVFVPLEETSVESLLRTSAKVLAKLQVPREQLSEVLEQIHSGSYGAIYRTTIHTGSPAKPKSVVLKTLKEPTGLQEVQDFLGRIQFYQYLGKHKNLVHLEGCCTDRLPLYMVLEDVAQGDLLSFLWTCRRDVMTVDGLPYDLTEKQIYHIGKQVLLALEFLQEKRLFHGDVAARNILIQCDLTAKLCGLGLAYEVYSRGAISSSRVVPLKWLAPERLLLKPAGIKGDIWSFGILLYEMVTLGAPPYPEVPPTNILQHLQRGQIMERPSSCTHTMYGLMKSCWRWSEDSRPSLRKLHSCLETAAQSANDKAVLQVPELVVPELYAAVAGISVESISYCYSIL; this comes from the exons ATGGGAAATGAGAGGGGCGTGATGCGGATGCTGTTGGAATGCAGTCTCAGTGACAAGTTGTGTA TTATCCGGGAACAGCAGTATGAAATCATCATCATCCCAACCCTCCTAGTTGGTACCTTCTTCATCCTCCTTGGCGTCATCCTGTGGCTTTTTATCAGAGGACAGAGAGCCCAACAGTCTCCAGGACCTCGAG GTGTTGCCCACGTGCCTCCATCTGGGAACCTAAGCCAGGAAGCAGCAGGACCTGGGGGAACTGTGTTTGTACCGCTTGAGGAGACCTCGGTGGAAAGCCTTCTGCGAACCTCTGCAAAAGTCCTGGCTAAGCTGCAGGTGCCCCGGGAGCAACTCTCTGAAGTTCTGGAGCAAATCCACAGTGGTAGCTATGGGGCCATCTATCGCACCACGATACACACTGGGAGCCCTGCAAAGCCCAAGAGTGTGGTCCTCAAGACTTTAAAAG AACCAACTGGGCTTCAAGAGGTGCAGGATTTCTTAGGACGAATCCAATTCTATCAATACTTGGGGAAGCACAAAAACCTGGTACATCTGGAAGGCTGTTGCACAGACAGGCTGCCGCTCTACATGGTGCTGGAGGATGTGGCCCAGGGAGACCTGCTCAGCTTTCTCTGGACCTGTCGCCGG GATGTGATGACCGTGGATGGTCTTCCCTATGACCTCACAGAGAAACAAATATATCACATTGGAAAGCAGGTCCTTTTGGCTTTG GAATTTCTCCAGGAGAAGCGTCTGTTCCATGGCGACGTGGCAGCCAGGAATATTCTGATCCAGTGTGACCTCACTGCTAAGCTCTGTGGGCTGGGCCTGGCTTACGAAGTTTACTCCCGAGGGGCCATCTCCTCCAGTCGTGTCGTACCTCTCAAGTGGCTTGCCCCAGAACGGCTTCTCCTGAAACCAGCTGGCATCAAAGGAGACAT CTGGTCTTTTGGGATCCTGCTGTACGAGATGGTGACTCTAG GGGCACCTCCATATCCTGAAGTCCCTCCTACCAATATCCTACAGCATCTCCAAAGAGGGCAAATCATGGAGAGACCCAGTAGCTGCACACACACCAT GTATGGTCTCATGAAGTCCTGCTGGCGCTGGAGTGAGGACAGCCGCCCCTCACTTAGAAAGCTACACTCGTGTCTCGAAACTGCTGCTCAAAGTGCAAATGACAAGGCTGTGTTGCAAGTACCAGAGCTGGTGGTACCTGAATTGTATGCAGCTGTGGCAGGTATCAGCGTGGAGAGTATCTCCTACTGCTACAGCATCTTATGA